The sequence CTGGAGAATGGCCGTAGCCCGTGACGACGCGCCATTCGCGCCCGCCGATCGCGACCGCGTCGCTCTCGCGCAGCCGCCGGTAGCGCGGCGGCACCGCGGGCACGAGATCCGAGAAGTAGCTGCGGCGGCTGCGCAGCTTGTCGAGCGAGGCCGGATCGGTCAGGCCGTGCCGCGCGAAATGGTCGGCGGCGCCCGGTCCGCCCGCGTTCGAACCGTTGCCCGCCGCCATCAGGCAGCCGAACAGGTATTCGCCGAGCGTCATCCACAGCCGCACGTTCCAGCGCGCGCGCTCGCCGCCCTCGCACAGCCAGTTCGCGAGTCCGAGATGATCCGGATGACAGTGCGTGACGATCACGCGCAGCACGGGCAGGCCGTCCAGATGCGCGTCGAAGATCCGCTCCCAGTGCGCCTTGATGTCCGCCGACGCGATCCCGCAGTCGACGATCGTCCAGCCCGCCTGCCCGTCGATCTCGTCGCGCAACAGCCAAAGATTGATGTGATCGAGCGCGAACGGCAGCGGCATGCGCAGCCAGCGCACGCCCGGCGCGACCTCGACGAAGCCGCCCGGCTCGGGCAGCGTGTCGGCGAACGGATAATCGAGTTGGTGTTCCAGTGCGTTCATCGGGGGTGTCTCGTTGCGTTGTCGTCGGGCCCGCGGTGCGGCGCGAACCGGAACCGATTCTATCGCTCAACGCGAAACCGCGCGCCGCGAGCCTTCGCGCCCCTGAAAAAAAGATCGCGCCACGATCCCGCGCGAACCCCGAGCGTTGCGGGAAGATCCGCGAAACGTCGGCGAACGTCGCTGAACCGTTCGCGCGGGCCGCCTGCGCCGAATCGCCCCGCGTTGCCTAAAGCGCGCCCGCCGGGCGCTAAAATGGCGTGAGCTTCCCGCCCGTGAGCCCGCGCACGATGAATCATTTTCCCAAACTGCTGTCCTCGCAGATCGGCTTCGACGTCGCGCAGACGATCCTCGAGAACTTCGACCGCCACTACCGGATCTTCCGCGAAGCGGCCGTCGAGGCGAAGGACCTGTTCGAGCGCGAGGACTGGCACGCGCTGCAGCGGCTCGCGCGCGAGCGCATCACGTCGTACGACGATCGCGTGCGCGAATGCGTCGAGCTGCTCGAGGACGAGTACGACGCGGAGAACATCGGCAGCGAAGTCTGGCCGCAGATCAAGCTGCATTACATCGGTCTCCTGACGTCGCACCGTCAACCCGAGTGCGCGGAGACGTTCTTCAATTCGGTGTGCTGCAAGATCCTGCACCGCGCGTACTTCAACAACGATTTCATCTTCGTGCGCCCGGCGATCTCGACCGAATACATCGAGAACGACGAGCCCGCCGCGAAGCCGACGTACCGCGCGTACTATCCGGGCAGCGAAGGGCTCGCGGCGACGCTCGAGCGGATCGTCACGAACTTCCAGCTGAACCCGCCGTTCGAGGATCTCGAGCGCGACATCGCGTGCATCATGCAGGCGATTCACGACGAGTTCGGCGCATTCGACGAAGCGGTGAATTTCCAGATCCACGTGCTCTCGTCGCTGTTCTACCGGAACAAGACCGCGTACGTGGTCGGCCGCATCATCAACGGCGATCGCGTGCTGCCGTTCGCGGTGCCGATCCGCCACGCGCGCGCGGGCGTCCTCGCGCTCGACACGGTGCTGCTGCGGCGCGACCAGCTGAAGATCATCTTCAGCTTCTCGCACTCGTACTTCCTCGTCGACATGAACGTGCCGTCCGCGTACGTGCAGTTCCTGCGCTCGATCATGCCGGGCAAGCCGAAGGCGGAGATCTACACGTCGGTGGGCCTGCAGAAGCAGGGCAAGAACCTGTTCTATCGCGATCTGCTGCATCACCTGTCGCATTCGAGCGACCGCTTCATCGTCGCGCCCGGCATCAAGGGGCTCGTGATGCTCGTGTTCACGCTGCCGTCGTTCCCGTACGTGTTCAAGATGATCAAGGACCACTTCCCGCCGCCGAAGGAAACGACGCGCGAGCAGATCATGGACAAGTACCTGCTCGTCAAGCGTCACGACCGTCTCGGCCGGATGGCCGACACGCTCGAATACTCGAGCGTCGCGCTGCCGCTCGCGCGGCTCGACGACGCGCTCGTGCGCGAGCTCGAAAAGGAAGTGCCGTCGCTCATCGAATACGAGGGCGGCAACCTCGTCATCAAGCACCTGTACATCGAGCGCCGGATGGTGCCGCTCAATCTGTACCTGCAGAACGGCAGCGACGCGGAGATCGAGCACGGCGTGCGCGAATACGGCAACGCGGTGAAGGAGCTGATCCAGGCGAACATCTTCCCCGGCGACATGCTGTACAAGAACTTCGGCGTGACGCGCCACGGGCGCGTCGTGTTCTACGACTACGACGAGATCGAATATCTGACCGACTGCAACGTGCGCCGCGTGCCGCCGCCGCGCAACGAGGAAGACGAG comes from Burkholderia savannae and encodes:
- a CDS encoding MBL fold metallo-hydrolase, with the protein product MNALEHQLDYPFADTLPEPGGFVEVAPGVRWLRMPLPFALDHINLWLLRDEIDGQAGWTIVDCGIASADIKAHWERIFDAHLDGLPVLRVIVTHCHPDHLGLANWLCEGGERARWNVRLWMTLGEYLFGCLMAAGNGSNAGGPGAADHFARHGLTDPASLDKLRSRRSYFSDLVPAVPPRYRRLRESDAVAIGGREWRVVTGYGHSPEHCALHCAADGVLISGDMVLPRISTNVSVFDLEPEANPLALYLGSFGRYEAMAADTLVLPSHGKPFRGLRTRIAQLRAHHDARLAEVRAACRERPMSAADIVPIMFKRGGLDIHQMTFALGEAIAHLNLLWLAGELARETGADGVIRFRHAG
- the aceK gene encoding bifunctional isocitrate dehydrogenase kinase/phosphatase, translating into MNHFPKLLSSQIGFDVAQTILENFDRHYRIFREAAVEAKDLFEREDWHALQRLARERITSYDDRVRECVELLEDEYDAENIGSEVWPQIKLHYIGLLTSHRQPECAETFFNSVCCKILHRAYFNNDFIFVRPAISTEYIENDEPAAKPTYRAYYPGSEGLAATLERIVTNFQLNPPFEDLERDIACIMQAIHDEFGAFDEAVNFQIHVLSSLFYRNKTAYVVGRIINGDRVLPFAVPIRHARAGVLALDTVLLRRDQLKIIFSFSHSYFLVDMNVPSAYVQFLRSIMPGKPKAEIYTSVGLQKQGKNLFYRDLLHHLSHSSDRFIVAPGIKGLVMLVFTLPSFPYVFKMIKDHFPPPKETTREQIMDKYLLVKRHDRLGRMADTLEYSSVALPLARLDDALVRELEKEVPSLIEYEGGNLVIKHLYIERRMVPLNLYLQNGSDAEIEHGVREYGNAVKELIQANIFPGDMLYKNFGVTRHGRVVFYDYDEIEYLTDCNVRRVPPPRNEEDEMSGEPWYTVGPHDIFPETYAPFLLGDPRVREHFIRHHADFFDPQLWQDSKDRLLRGELPDFYAYEPALRFCIRYPERFAPSDAADDGKRAAA